The following coding sequences are from one Oncorhynchus nerka isolate Pitt River linkage group LG6, Oner_Uvic_2.0, whole genome shotgun sequence window:
- the si:ch211-153b23.7 gene encoding uncharacterized protein si:ch211-153b23.7: MDGGSLSAASSSSSSEQEADSSPYSVSALLQNPEENGAIEESRTKVVEDEIVPAGERLLSGEDQGSLITDSMSVTSADQEKLLLLNRNTELRRVNKELMKLNEDWDHVYRSTTLSLQQRVETLEQESNTVKQLNNTLLLKVDHEQNKREYYEHTLMQELKKNQQLHEYVRLLENRQHHTDTTRDWTKSTQTSLSTVTHLPETSSISDAPGGSNLSPSLSHGTIRGLSSSSGHCPPSHLFSSSNPSRGALSSGRISIGPYRALEDQANPQKEVQDLKEQLEALRCQTEIYEADYQTEHKDHKHTQQENKRLRRTREEMRQQMALLQEQLKIYEDDFRKERSDKQVLQRLLMKKSPALVKQPVLVHRCNNEQQPAGGDRRRQREEQRDAHTSTPQPDHHPLCPKHFERRNTEEST; encoded by the exons ATGGATGGAGGTTCACTTTcagcagcatcatcatcatcatcgtctgaGCAGGAGGCAGATTCTTCACCCTACAGCGTCAGTGCTCTCCTACAGAACCCAGAGGAAAATGGGGCTATAGAGGAATCAAG gacgAAGGTGGTGGAGGATGAGATAGTCCCTGCTGgtgagaggttgttgtccggGGAGGACCAGGGGTCTCTGATCACTGACAGTATGTCAGTCACCTCAGCTGACCAGGAGAAACTACTACTGCTCAACAGGAACACTGAGCTACGCAGAGTCAACAAAGAG TTGATGAAGCTGAATGAAGACTGGGACCATGTGTATCGCAGCACAACTCTGAGTCTCCAACAGAGAGTCgagactctggagcaggagagcaACACAGTCAAACAACTCAACAATACGCTGCTGCTCAAAGTAGATCACGAACAG AACAAGAGGGAGTACTATGAACACACACTGATGCAGGAGTTGAAGAAGAACCAGCAGCTACATGAATACGTCAGATTGCTGGAGAATAGACAACATCACACAGACACCACCAGAGACTGGACAAAGAGCACACAG ACCAGTTTGAGCACTGTGACCCATCTTCCAGAAACCTCCTCCATCTCTGACGCTCCTGGGGGGTCGAATCTGTCCCCCAGCCTCAGCCATGGCACCATACgcggcctctcctcctcttccggCCATTGCCCACCatcccatctcttctcctcctccaacccAAGTAGAGGGGCCCTGAGTAGTGGTAGAATCAGTATTGGCCCCTACAGGGCACTAGAGGACCAGGCAAACCCCCAGAAAGAGGTGCAAGACCTAAAGGAGCAGCTGGAGGCCCTCAGATGCCAG aCTGAGATCTATGAAGCAGACTACCAGACGGAGCACAAGGACCACAAACACACCCAGCAGGAGAACAAGAGACTgaggaggacaagagaggagatgagacaaCAGATGGCCCTACTACAGGAGCAG CTCAAGATATATGAGGATGACTTTAGGAAGGAGCGATCAGACAAGCAGGTCCTGCAGCGTCTACTGATGAAGAAAAGTCCCGCTCTGGTCAAACAGCCTGTCCTGGTCCACCGCTGTAATAATGAGCAGCAGCcagcagggggagacaggaggcggcagagagaggagcagagagatgcTCACACCAGTACACCCCAGCCAGACCACCACCCGCTGTGCCCCAAACACTTTGAGAGGAGGAACACTGAAGAGTCCACATGA